The following coding sequences lie in one Carassius carassius chromosome 1, fCarCar2.1, whole genome shotgun sequence genomic window:
- the LOC132130603 gene encoding uncharacterized protein LOC132130603, translating to MEGLSKIVKKIQEKSPLKFPTVRQMTCLNPAVMYSNPELCQGQMKCLVKRFLQDKQLDGVATGDLIIQQFSQLLSLEVRNEKFLSFKPLEKRLDVFLHPYISQPYPQLWAFIRNPLLLSHGQATVERGFSINKQVETCNIQEDTVIAQRVVCDYVSMHGGVTKVPLTPELLSSVTSARVRYRMHLESERKKKDSQAHSQRRIMIEEELEQLKKTRQTIQEVAEHLRRDADKMAEEAEGKQGSKMAELIAKSNALRRSYKQKLTELESLGERIATKAAELRRLKVFNTKFKSICLLQIKCVTLLRMY from the exons ATGGAGGGTCTGTCCAAAATTGTGAAGAAGATTCAAGAGAAGAGCCCTTTGAAATTCCCAACTGTAAGGCAAATGACTTGTCTTAACCCAGCTGTGATGTATTCAAATCCAGAATTGTGTCAGGGCCAGATGAAGTGTCTAGTCAAAAGGTTTCTTCAAGACAAGCAGTTAGACGGGGTTGCTACAG GTGATCTGATCATTCAGCAATTTTCACAATTGTTGTCCCTGGAGGTGAGGAATGAGAAGTTCCTGTCTTTCAAGCCCCTCGAGAAGAGGCTGGATGTGTTTCTCCATCCTTACATAAGTCAGCCCTACCCACAGCTCTGGGCTTTCATCAGAAACCCTCTGCTCCTCTCCCATGGGCAGGCTACGGTGGAGAGGGGCTTCTCTATCAATAAACAAGTAGAAACTTGTAATATCCAAGAGGACACTGTCATTGCACAAAGAGTTGTGTGCGATTACGTGTCCATGCATGGGGGTGTTACCAAGGTGCCCCTCACACCAGAGCTCCTGTCTTCAGTCACATCAGCAAGGGTGAGGTACAGGATGCATCTTGAAAGTGAACGAAAGAAAAAAGATTCTCAAGCACATAGTCAAAGAAGAATAATGATTGAAGAGGAGTTGGAGCAGCTAAAAAAGACAAGACAGACCATCCAGGAAGTTGCGGAGCATCTGAGGAGGGATGCAGACAAGATGGCAGAGGAGGCTGAGGGCAAACAAGGCAGCAAAATGGCAGAGCTAATTGCCAAGTCAAACGCGTTGAGAAGAAGCTACAAGCAGAAGTTGACAGAACTTGAGAGCCTGGGCGAAAGAATTGCAACCAAGGCAGCAGAGCTGCGAAGGCTGAAAGTGTTCAACACCAAGTTCAAAtctatttgtttattacaaatcaAATGTGTTACGCTGTTGCGTATGTATTAA